The following proteins are co-located in the Ficedula albicollis isolate OC2 chromosome 27, FicAlb1.5, whole genome shotgun sequence genome:
- the LOC107604241 gene encoding feather keratin Cos1-2-like, translated as MPSLGLHSLELGRQQGLVWFGVPCGLCLRCACALLPPCPVCQLQRQAPDMSCPEKCQQCQPCNPCCQPCGPCPLANSCNECCVRQCQSSHVAIEPPAVLVTLPGPILSSFPQNTVVGSSTSAAVGNILSCGGVPISSGGFDISCITNCYGSRCCPPC; from the coding sequence ATGCCCAGTTTGGgcctgcacagcctggagctgggcaggcagcagggcctTGTGTGGTTTGGGGTGCCTTGCGGGCTGTGTCTGAGGTGTGCGTGtgctctgcttcctccctgccctgtgtgccagctgcagcgCCAGGCTCCAGACATGTCCTGCCCTGAgaagtgccagcagtgccagccctgcaacccttgctgccagccctgcggcCCCTGCCCgctggccaacagctgcaatgagtgctgtgtcaggcagtgccagagctcccACGTGGCCATTGAGCCGCCTGCTGTGCTGGTCACCCTGCCCggccccatcctcagctccttcccacagaaCACCGTGGTGGGatcctccacctctgctgccgTTGGCAACATCCTCAGCTGTGGTGGAGTGcccatcagctctgggggcttTGACATCTCCTGCATCACCAACTGCTATGGCAGCAGATGTTGTCCCCCCTGCTAA